In Candidatus Deferrimicrobium sp., the genomic stretch GTCCGAATCGTCGGGGTGCGGAAGATCGCCTCGTCCGCGGAGTAGGTTTCCCTGAAATCCCCGATCCTCAAAGAAGTCCCCCTACAACCGTTCGATCTCGCGGGTTCCGAACAGCCCGTACGGCCGGATCATCAGGATGACCACGAGCACGAGGAAGGGGGCCACTTCCTTGATTCCCCCTCCCAGGATCAGCGGGTCCAGGTATCCCCCCGCAAGGTTTTCCAGGATCCCGATGAGGAAGCCCCCCGCCAACGCCCCGCCGACGCTGTCCAGGCCGCCAAGGATAACGACCGGGAAGACCTTGAGCCCGATGGCCCCCAGCTGTGGGCTGATTCCCCCCATCGTCCCGATCACGACCCCCGAGAGCGCGGCCGCCACCGCCGCGAGGCTCCACGACAGGGAGAAGACCCTGCGGATGTCGATCCCCATCGAGAACGCTGCGGCCTGGTCGTTCGCCGTGGCGCGCATCGACACGCCGGTCCGCGTGAACCGGAACGCGAGCCAGATGAAGGCCGCCGCCGCGATGGCGATCAGGAAGGAGTACAACTGGCGGGACGGGATCACGATGTTCCCCAGCAGGATCGGCATCCGGGGGAAGATCGGCGGGAACGCGCGGTAGTCGCCCGACCAGACGAGCTGGGCGACACCCTTGAAAACGGAGGAGAGTCCGATCGTCACCATGATGATCGAGATCGTGTTTTTGCCCAGCAGCGGCCGCAGGATGAAGCGCTCCACCAGCGCCCCGAGCGCCGCGGCGCCGGCGATGGCCATAATGAGGGACACTGCGAAGGGAAACTTCGCCGCTGTCATCGCCGTGTAGCAGAAGAACGCCCCGAGCATCATGAACTCGCCGATCGCGAAGTTGATGATCCCCGTCGCCTTGTAGATGACGACGAACCCCATCGCGATGAGGGCATAGATTCCCCCAATCACCACGCCGCTCACCAGCGCTTGCAGGAAATTCTCCACCGTTACCCTCCGGGCTTCAGTGCGACTTCCCCAGGTACGCCTTGACGACCTCCGGGTTCTCCTTCACCTCGAGCGGCGCCCCTTCGGTGATCTTGACGCCGAAATTCAAGACGGCGATGCGATCGCAGATGTCCATCACCACGCCCATGTGGTGCTCGATCATGACCAGCGTCACGCCCCGCTCTTCCTTTATGTCGAGGATGAAGCGCGCCATGTCCTCGGTCTCCTCCTGGTTCATCCCCGCAATCGGCTCGTCCAGGAGAAGTACCTTCGGGCGCATGGCGAGGGCGCGGCCCAGTTCCACCCGTTTCTGGAGGCCGTAGGACAGTCCCCCCACGGTCCTGTTCCGCAGATGCTCGATTTCCAGGAAATCGATGACGTCGTTTTCCACCTCCTCCCGAAGGGAGGTTTCTTCGCGGCGCGCTCCCGGGGAATAGAGGAGTGCCGAAAAGACATTGGTTCCAAGGTGGGCGTGGGCACCCAGCTTGATGTTGTCCAGGACGGTCATTCCCTTGAAAAGTGCAATGTTCTGGAAGGTCCGCGCCATTCCCATGGCGGCCCGTCCATCCGGTGAAAGTCGGGTGACATCCCGCCCAAGGAAACGGACTGAGCCCGCCCGGGGGTGATAGAACCCGCCGATGCAATTGAGCAGGCTGGTCTTCCCCGCCCCATTCGGACCGATGATTCCATAGATGGTCCCTTCCCGAACGGACATATCCACTCCGGTTAACGCGTTCAACCCTCCGAAGGCGAGGGTGATCCCTTCGACTCCAAGGACTTCATTCATCGATTCGCCGGCTCCAACTTTGATGCATACTCATCACTCGGGATCAGCCGATATAAAAGCATTTCATTCTTATCAAATTCGTGACGAAGAGGTTTCCATTATCCGGCCGCTCGGTTTCCATGGATTTGCAGGGAAAAAGAATTCCGCGAACATCGGCCGCAAACAAGTTCAAAATGGTGTCTTGAAACTAAACCGTGAACGAAACCGGTCTCGCCCTTACCCGCCCCCGTCGCGGAAGCGGTAATAGTCCTCGGGGGTATTGATGTTCCGAAAGGCGGAGAGGCACGGGTCGATCCGCTCCACCTCCGCAAAGGAAACGCGGCGAACGCGCACCCGGTCGAAGAAGGAGACCACGCGGCACTGCCCGTCCCGCAGCGCATCTTCCACGGCGGGGAGAACGCCTTTCCTGTACACCGCGTGAAGCGGCTCCAGCCCCCCCTCCCCCTCGGGAACCACGACGTCCGCCCCTTCCGCCAGCGAGCACAGGTGCCGGATGAGGCCTGGAGCGAGGTGTGGCATGTCGCACGCCACTACGAAGATCTTCTCCGAGCCGCTCGCCCGCAAAGCCGCGTGGATCCCCGCCAGCGCGCCCATCCCGGGGTAGAGGTCCGTCACCCGGCGGCACCGGAGGAAATCGTACCGTGCCGTCTCCCCGGTGGCGACGATCACCTCCTCGAACAGCTCCTCCATCCGCCGGTGGATCGCCTCGATGAACCGCCCGCCCTGGTACGGCAGGAGCGCCTTGTCGCTCCCCATCCGGGTGGAGGGGCCCCCCGCGAGGATCACCCCCGTGACCCCGGAGATCCGTTCCTCGGCCGCGGCGGAGATCCGCGTCGGATGGGTGTAGACGTTGAACCTGCGGCCCCGCACGTACCCGACAAGGGTGATCCCGAGTTCCCCGCAGATCCTGACCGCAAGGTCCGTGGGAGAGGTGCGCGAGGCGATCACGGAGATCCCGAGGGAACCCGCCTTCGCCGCCATCTCGGAAGAAACGCGTCCCGAGGCGACGAGGATCCTGCCGGAGAGGTCGATCCCCGCCAGGAGCGCCTGCCCCGCGATCCGGTCGATCGTGTTGTGCCGCCCGATATCCTCCGCGAACAGGAGAAGACGCTCGCCGTCCCAAGCGCCGGCCGAGTGGATCCCCCCGCTCCCGCGATACGCCTCGGACGCCCGCGCGAGCGCGTCCATCGCCGAAAAAAGCGACTCCGGGGAAACGAACGGCCCCGCGGAGGGGAGCTGGACCGGGCGCCCCGCGGAGGCGGGGACGTGGAAGCTGATCCCGGCTCCGCACCCCGAGGTAAAGGTCGGTGCGATGCGACCCGGAACTTCTCCGCGGATCCGGACGGACACCGCGCCGAAGTCTTCGCACACGCTCAGGGTCAGAAGGTCCCCGGCGGACCGGATCATCCCCTGCATCCGGAGGAAACCGGCCACCAGGAAATGCAGGTCGTGGGGCGAGGCGATCAGCGTCGCGAGGACAGCCCCGTTGACCGTAAGGGCGACGGGGACCTCCCGCACGGGGAGATGGTGGGCGGGAGCCAGCCGGCGACCGTCGTACCGCAGGACGGGAGGGGCGCCTCCGCCCTTTGCGTCGTCTCCGGGGAGGCGGGTCATTTCCCCCTCTCGAACCCTTCCTTCCCGGCCAGGAGGTCCAGGTGGAGGGTGGCAAGGTCTTCGGCTTCCAGCGGCACGTCCGCGTTCCCGAGGCGCGAGTCGCGGGTCTTCAGATACCGGCTGCATTTGCGGCACACCCCGACCCGGGTGGGACCGTCCCCAGCGGTGAAATAGGAGAGCGTTTCCGGGTCCGCGTTCCCGCAGTAGGGACATTGGATCCGCGGGTACGGCCAGCGGAAGAAACAGGCGGAGCAGGAGAGCCACCGCTTACCCTCGTCCCCGGAAAGTTCGGCCATCCCGGCGCGGGAGCCGCACACAGGACAATACCCTTCCTTCCAGCCGTCGAACTGTTCCGGGGGCAGGGAGGAGGAAACGCTCTCGAGGGCGGTTTTCAACGGGATCTCGAGGACGAAGGTGAGCAGCGGCGCCTGGACCGAAAGGACCGTCGCCGCCTGGTCCACGATGTCCCGTTTCCGGGTAAGACAGGCGACGTACAGGGAGGGAAGGTCGAGAGAGCCGCCCGAAAGCCCCCCCCCGATCCGGTCGAGATCCGCGTGCCCCTCCCTGCCGACGCGCCGCAGGACGTCGAGCAGCCCGGACAGGAAGGCCGTCGCAGTGTCCCGATCCACGGAGAGGCCCTCGGGGGAGAGAAGCGGAAGCCCTCCCCGCACCCGCTCGGCTCCGTTCCCCTCCGGGACGTCGAAGCGGATCCCCGTCCCGGCCTCCTTCCCGTCGGTGTACGCGAAGATCTCCTCGAACGGGAGCAGCACATCGATGTACTCCGGATGCTCGCGCGCGGTCTTCCGGAGGTGCGCGATCTTATCCGCCGTGCGACTCATCCCGCTCCCGAAACCCCATCCCGTCGATTATTCGTCCCCTACTTCTTTATACCATTTCGGGTGATGTGTCCGCGCCCAAATCCGGCGGACGTTGCCGTACAGCATCCCCTCGAGCGTCCCCGGGTTTCCGATCGTGGTGAGGTAGACGTGCACGATCATGATCATCACAAACCAGACGAACAGGAGACCGTGGAGGAACAGGGAAAACTGGACGAGCCCCCGCGGGAACGAGAGGGGGATCCAGTTGATCACTCCGGTGATCCCGAGCAGCAGCGTCGCGATCCCCATGAAGATGCCGAACAGCTTCTGGCCGGCGTTGAACTTCCCGCTGTTGATGTGCTCCGGATTCTTCGTCAGGTACCCCCCCAGCGACCGGATCCACTTCCGGTCATCCTCGTCGAAGGTGAACATCTCCTTCGCATGGTTGAAGAAGAGCATCAGGGAGCTGATGAAGAAGACCGCCCCCGCGAACTTATGGGCCACGATCGCCCCCGCTCCGCCCCCGAACAGGTCGAAGTAGCCGTGGAAGAGGCGGGAGTAGAGCCCCAGCCCCGACAGGAGCAGAGTGAAGAACGACGCGGCGACGAACCAGTGGAGCACCCGCTCGGCCGTGTTGAACCGCTCGACGTATTTCTTACCCATGCGCGTCCCCTCCCTTCCCCTTCCCGTCCTCCTCGAGCTGGCGCGATCCGAAGGTCACATAGTGGACCACGACCGCGGCGACGCTGCCCCAGAAGCCGAGGATTCCGAGCGGCCTCACCACGTCCTTCCACAGGAAGATCGACGTCGGGATCGACGGGTCCGCGGGAAGGCCGTACACTTCGGGCTTCTCCTCGAGCGCGTAGACGACCCCCAGCCCCGCGAGCGCGTTCTCCCCGTACAGCTTCTTCCCCGCCCCCTTCGCCTTCGCGATCAGGGCGTCCCGGTTCCCGAACTGCAGCGCCTGGGTCGGGCACGCATAGGAGCACGCCGGTACCCTGCCCGCCCCGACCCGGTCGAAGCACAGGTGGCACTTTGCCACTTTGTCGTCCGCCCCGTACCGGGGGATGTTGAACGGGCAGGCGGAGACGCAATATTTGCACGAGATGCACTTCTCCTTGTCGAAGACGACGATCCCTTCCTTCGTCCGGTAGAGCGCCCCCGGCGCCGGGCAGACCTTCATGCACCCCGCATCGCCGCAGTGGACGCACCGCTCGTTCATGAAGAGCCACTTCACGTTCCCCCGGTCATCCGCGCTCTCGAGGAACCGGATCCGGTTGTACAGATTGGGGGTGAGGTCGGTCGGGTTTTCGTAGCTTCCCTTCTCGACCGTCTTGTCCGCGCCCATGTGGTTCCAGGCCTTGCACGCGACCTGGCAGGAGCGGCAACCGATGCAGCGCGACGTGTCGACGAGAAATCCCACGCGTACCTGGGCCATGGCGGTCACCCCTTCGCCGTGATGTTGACCATGAACGCCTTCGTTTCCGGGATCATGGTGTTGGCGTCCCCCGCCGTCGGCGTGAGCAGGTTGGCGGAGTCGCCCACCCCCGGCGTGAACCAGCCGAAGCACCAGGGGAGGCCCACCCCGTGGACCGTGGAGCCGGCCACCTTGAAGGGGCGAAAGCGGGGGGTGACGATGGCGACCGCCTCGATCTTGCCGCGGACCGAGGAGACTTCGACCTTGTCGCCGTTTTTGATCTTTTTCTCTTTCGCGAGATCGAGCCCCATTTCCACGAACTGACGCGGCTGCAGCTCGAGGAGCCACGGAACATTCCGGGAAAGCACCCCGGTCTGCCAGTGCTCGGTCACCCGGTACGTCGTGGCCACGTACGGATACCGGGTATCGCACGTGGCGAACACATCCTCCGGCAGCCCACCGTCCGAGAACATCTTCGAGGCCGGGTTCGTCCGCTGTTTCGACAGAAGGTTCTCCTGCACGGGGCACTCAAGCGGTTCATAATGCTCGGGGAACGGGCCGTCCTTCAGGCCCGGCCCGAAGATCGCGGCCACGCCGTCGGCCCGCATGATGTACGGCTTCTTCCCCTCCTTCGCGTCGCCCATCGGGGGCCACGGCCCGTCGGGAACGTCCCCATCCCACTTGCCGAGCTTTCCGTCGGGCAGGACGGCATTCGCGTTCCAGTAGATGACCGCCTTCCTCACGTTGTACGGCTTCCCCGCCAGATCGACCGATGCCCGGTTGTAGAGGATGCGCCGGTTCACCGGCCACGCCCACGCCCACTCCGGGAAGAGCCCGAGACCCGTGGGGTCCTTCTTCACCCGGCGGGCCATCATGTTCCCCTTCTCGTTGTAGCTCTGGCAGTAGAGCCAGTTGCCGCAGGAGGTGGTGCCGTCGGCCTGCAGCTGGGCGAACCCGGCGGCGAGTTCCCCCTTCTTCCCGACGAGCTTCTTCTCCTTCGGGGCGGGCTGCCCCGGCTTCGGCTTCTCCTCCACGTTGTCGAGGAAGTAGCCGTTGATCTCCTTCGCCACCGCGTGGATGTCGACCGACCGGACCGTGCCGTCCGCCCGCTTGAACCCGTAGTTCCACGTGAGGTTCATGAGCGGGTCGGGATAGACACCCCCCTCCTTCGTATAAAGCGCCTTGAGCCGGAAGAAGAGGTCGTTCATGATCTCGGCGTCGGGCTTCGACTGGCCGAGGGGGCGGACCGCCGCGGTCCGCCACTGGCCCATCCTCGACGAGTTGGTGATGCTCCCCTCCTTCTCGAACGACGCGGCCGCGGGGAGGAAGAAGACCTCCGTGCTCACCTTCGCCGTGTCCACTCCCGGCCCCTTCCAGAACGACGCCGTCTCGTTGTCGAACAGGTTGACCGTCACCATCCACTCGAGCGTGGACAACGCCTTGCGCACCTTCCCCGCGTTGGTTCCGGAGCAGGCCGGGTTCTGCCCCCAGGCGAAGAACCCCTTGTACTTCCCGCGGGACATGTTGTCGAAGATCATCAGCCACGAGGCGTTCATCCCGGGGTCGGTCTTCGGCAGCCACGCGTAGCCGAAATCGTTCTGCTTCGTCGCCTTGGCGCCGTAGATCGCCTTCAGGTAGCTCGTGATGTACTTGTTCCGGTTCCCCCACCAGTTCGCGCTCGCCGGGTCCTTCGTCTTCGGGGTGTACTTCTCGATGTACTTCTCCAGGGTGGGCAGCTCCGCCGAGGGGACCGGGAGGTACCCCGGGAGGAGGTGGAACAGGAGCCCGTGGTCGGTCGATCCCTGGACGTTGCTCTCGCCGCGCAGGGCGTTGATCCCGCCGCCGGCCACCCCCATGTTGCCGAGGAGCATCTGGATGATGGTCATGGCGCGGATGTTCTGCGTCCCCACCGTGTGCTGCGTCCATCCCATCGCGTACAGCTCGGTCCCCGCCCGGTCTGGCTTGCCCGTGGAACCGTACGTATCGTAGACCTTGAGGAGCGTCTCCTTCGGCGTTCCGGTGATGCTGGAGACCATCTCCGGCGTGTATCGGGAGTAATGCTTCCGCATCAACTGGAAGACGCAGCGCGGATCCTTCAGGGTCGGATCCTTCTTGACCTTTTCGTCCGCGTCCTTCTGGAACGCCCACGATTTCGGGTCGTACGCCCTCTTCTTCGGGTCGTACCCGGAGAAGAGACCCTGGAGGTCGCCGGGCATCCGGAAGTCGGGGTTCACGAGGTAGGAAGCGTTCGTGTAATTGCGGACCGACTCCTCCTGGTAGAGCTTGTTGTCGATGATGTGGCGGATCATCCCGCCGAGGAAGGCGATGTCGGTCCCGGGGCGCAGCGGAGCATAGATGTCGGCCTTCGACGCGCTCCGGGTGAAGCGCGGGTCCACGCAGATGATCTTTGCGCCGTTATCCTTCGCCCGCAGGATCCAGCGGAAGGCGATCGGATGATTCTCCGCCGGGTTGGCACCCATGATGAGGACCACGTCCGCGTTCTTCACGTCGATCCAGTGATTCGTCATCGCACCACGTCCGAACGACTCTCCCAGAGCCGCTACAGTGGCGCTGTGTCATATTCGTGCCTGGTGCTCGATGGCGACCAGGCCCAACCCCCGGAGGAATTTCTGGAGGAGGTAGCACTCCTCGTTGTCCAGCGCGGCGCTTCCGACGTGGGCGATGCCGTTCGTCCGGTTGACGACGGCCTCGACCTCCTTCTCCACCTCCCGGTCCCCCACCTTCTCCTTCACCTTGATCCGGCTCTTCGCGACGAAGGTGGCGTCCCGGGTCTTCTTGACCTTCTTCGCGATCTCGTCGAGGGCCCAGTCCCAGTCGACCGTCTTCCACTCCTTCGCCCCCGGCGCCCGGTACAGCGGCTTCGTCACGCGGGCCTTGTTCTCGCGCAACTGAAGGATCGAGGATCCTTTCGGGCAGAGGGATCCCTCGTTGATCGGGTGGTCGGGGTCGCCTTCCACGTTGACGAGGTTCCCGCCGAGCGTGTGGACGATCATCCCGCATCCCACCGCGCAGTAGGGACAGATGGTCGTCGTCTCCTTCGCGTAGCGGAGGCTGAACTCGTCGGCCTTCGCCTCCACGGGGTCGAGGGAGAAACCGAGCAGCCCCGCGGCCAGCCCCGCCCCCGAGGCCTTGAAGAACTCCCTGCGTGACATTGCCATCCGTATACCTCCTTCGAACGGTCGGTGATAATGGAATTATATAAAAACGTTCTAAATAGTTCAACGATAGAACCGGAACGGAGGGAAAAATGTTCGAATCGTTTTATTTTTTTATTATATTCAGTGATTTAAATAGATCTATAAAAAAACCTTATTTGTTTTTTAACTATTTCGAAAGATGCCCTTCCTTGCAGGGGGAAAAACCGGCCGCGGTGTAGTAGAATCGTCGAAGGCGATCGGAGAGAGCGATCGGTCCTCGGGGAGGGTACGGATGCTCAAAGGAGACATCATGCGATTGAAAACACGTCGTCTGGCTTTATGGATCGCCCTGACGCTGATCGCCGCGGTCCCGGCAAGGGCCGCCGATATCCGGTACGCCGTACCGGCAGGGGACTCCCCCTCCGTCGGACCCGCGAACGCGCCGGTGACGATCGTCGAATTCCTCGACTACCAGTGACCGCACTGCAAGGCGGTCGGTCCGACCGTCGAGAGGATCCTCAAGGAGTACGGCGGCAGCGTCCGGCTCGTTGTGAAGAACCTGCCGTACCGGTACCGGGACTATTCGTACATCGCCGCCGAGGCGGCACTCGCCGCGCGCGACCAGGGGAAGTTCCGGGAGATGCACCTTCTCCTGCTCGACCGGTCTCCGAAGCTGGACCGGACAAGCCTCATCGGCTGCGCGAACGCGCTGAAGCTCGATCTGCCCCGCTTCACGAGGGATCTGGACACGATGCGGCACAAAAAGGAGATCGATCGGGATGTGAAGCTCGGGGAAGCGCTCGACCTGTACAGCACGCCGACCATCTTCATCAACGGGGTGAAGCTCGTGGGAGACCGGCCGATCGAATCGTA encodes the following:
- a CDS encoding formate dehydrogenase accessory protein FdhE, which gives rise to MSRTADKIAHLRKTAREHPEYIDVLLPFEEIFAYTDGKEAGTGIRFDVPEGNGAERVRGGLPLLSPEGLSVDRDTATAFLSGLLDVLRRVGREGHADLDRIGGGLSGGSLDLPSLYVACLTRKRDIVDQAATVLSVQAPLLTFVLEIPLKTALESVSSSLPPEQFDGWKEGYCPVCGSRAGMAELSGDEGKRWLSCSACFFRWPYPRIQCPYCGNADPETLSYFTAGDGPTRVGVCRKCSRYLKTRDSRLGNADVPLEAEDLATLHLDLLAGKEGFERGK
- a CDS encoding 4Fe-4S dicluster domain-containing protein, which codes for MAQVRVGFLVDTSRCIGCRSCQVACKAWNHMGADKTVEKGSYENPTDLTPNLYNRIRFLESADDRGNVKWLFMNERCVHCGDAGCMKVCPAPGALYRTKEGIVVFDKEKCISCKYCVSACPFNIPRYGADDKVAKCHLCFDRVGAGRVPACSYACPTQALQFGNRDALIAKAKGAGKKLYGENALAGLGVVYALEEKPEVYGLPADPSIPTSIFLWKDVVRPLGILGFWGSVAAVVVHYVTFGSRQLEEDGKGKGGDAHG
- the fdhD gene encoding formate dehydrogenase accessory sulfurtransferase FdhD, yielding MTRLPGDDAKGGGAPPVLRYDGRRLAPAHHLPVREVPVALTVNGAVLATLIASPHDLHFLVAGFLRMQGMIRSAGDLLTLSVCEDFGAVSVRIRGEVPGRIAPTFTSGCGAGISFHVPASAGRPVQLPSAGPFVSPESLFSAMDALARASEAYRGSGGIHSAGAWDGERLLLFAEDIGRHNTIDRIAGQALLAGIDLSGRILVASGRVSSEMAAKAGSLGISVIASRTSPTDLAVRICGELGITLVGYVRGRRFNVYTHPTRISAAAEERISGVTGVILAGGPSTRMGSDKALLPYQGGRFIEAIHRRMEELFEEVIVATGETARYDFLRCRRVTDLYPGMGALAGIHAALRASGSEKIFVVACDMPHLAPGLIRHLCSLAEGADVVVPEGEGGLEPLHAVYRKGVLPAVEDALRDGQCRVVSFFDRVRVRRVSFAEVERIDPCLSAFRNINTPEDYYRFRDGGG
- a CDS encoding branched-chain amino acid ABC transporter permease, which produces MENFLQALVSGVVIGGIYALIAMGFVVIYKATGIINFAIGEFMMLGAFFCYTAMTAAKFPFAVSLIMAIAGAAALGALVERFILRPLLGKNTISIIMVTIGLSSVFKGVAQLVWSGDYRAFPPIFPRMPILLGNIVIPSRQLYSFLIAIAAAAFIWLAFRFTRTGVSMRATANDQAAAFSMGIDIRRVFSLSWSLAAVAAALSGVVIGTMGGISPQLGAIGLKVFPVVILGGLDSVGGALAGGFLIGILENLAGGYLDPLILGGGIKEVAPFLVLVVILMIRPYGLFGTREIERL
- a CDS encoding ABC transporter ATP-binding protein yields the protein MNEVLGVEGITLAFGGLNALTGVDMSVREGTIYGIIGPNGAGKTSLLNCIGGFYHPRAGSVRFLGRDVTRLSPDGRAAMGMARTFQNIALFKGMTVLDNIKLGAHAHLGTNVFSALLYSPGARREETSLREEVENDVIDFLEIEHLRNRTVGGLSYGLQKRVELGRALAMRPKVLLLDEPIAGMNQEETEDMARFILDIKEERGVTLVMIEHHMGVVMDICDRIAVLNFGVKITEGAPLEVKENPEVVKAYLGKSH
- a CDS encoding formate dehydrogenase subunit gamma, whose protein sequence is MGKKYVERFNTAERVLHWFVAASFFTLLLSGLGLYSRLFHGYFDLFGGGAGAIVAHKFAGAVFFISSLMLFFNHAKEMFTFDEDDRKWIRSLGGYLTKNPEHINSGKFNAGQKLFGIFMGIATLLLGITGVINWIPLSFPRGLVQFSLFLHGLLFVWFVMIMIVHVYLTTIGNPGTLEGMLYGNVRRIWARTHHPKWYKEVGDE
- the fdnG gene encoding formate dehydrogenase-N subunit alpha, which codes for MAMSRREFFKASGAGLAAGLLGFSLDPVEAKADEFSLRYAKETTTICPYCAVGCGMIVHTLGGNLVNVEGDPDHPINEGSLCPKGSSILQLRENKARVTKPLYRAPGAKEWKTVDWDWALDEIAKKVKKTRDATFVAKSRIKVKEKVGDREVEKEVEAVVNRTNGIAHVGSAALDNEECYLLQKFLRGLGLVAIEHQARIUHSATVAALGESFGRGAMTNHWIDVKNADVVLIMGANPAENHPIAFRWILRAKDNGAKIICVDPRFTRSASKADIYAPLRPGTDIAFLGGMIRHIIDNKLYQEESVRNYTNASYLVNPDFRMPGDLQGLFSGYDPKKRAYDPKSWAFQKDADEKVKKDPTLKDPRCVFQLMRKHYSRYTPEMVSSITGTPKETLLKVYDTYGSTGKPDRAGTELYAMGWTQHTVGTQNIRAMTIIQMLLGNMGVAGGGINALRGESNVQGSTDHGLLFHLLPGYLPVPSAELPTLEKYIEKYTPKTKDPASANWWGNRNKYITSYLKAIYGAKATKQNDFGYAWLPKTDPGMNASWLMIFDNMSRGKYKGFFAWGQNPACSGTNAGKVRKALSTLEWMVTVNLFDNETASFWKGPGVDTAKVSTEVFFLPAAASFEKEGSITNSSRMGQWRTAAVRPLGQSKPDAEIMNDLFFRLKALYTKEGGVYPDPLMNLTWNYGFKRADGTVRSVDIHAVAKEINGYFLDNVEEKPKPGQPAPKEKKLVGKKGELAAGFAQLQADGTTSCGNWLYCQSYNEKGNMMARRVKKDPTGLGLFPEWAWAWPVNRRILYNRASVDLAGKPYNVRKAVIYWNANAVLPDGKLGKWDGDVPDGPWPPMGDAKEGKKPYIMRADGVAAIFGPGLKDGPFPEHYEPLECPVQENLLSKQRTNPASKMFSDGGLPEDVFATCDTRYPYVATTYRVTEHWQTGVLSRNVPWLLELQPRQFVEMGLDLAKEKKIKNGDKVEVSSVRGKIEAVAIVTPRFRPFKVAGSTVHGVGLPWCFGWFTPGVGDSANLLTPTAGDANTMIPETKAFMVNITAKG